A single Kryptolebias marmoratus isolate JLee-2015 linkage group LG16, ASM164957v2, whole genome shotgun sequence DNA region contains:
- the LOC108235340 gene encoding LOW QUALITY PROTEIN: C-X-C chemokine receptor type 3-like (The sequence of the model RefSeq protein was modified relative to this genomic sequence to represent the inferred CDS: deleted 1 base in 1 codon), protein MYMMEYIDDSEEQRILSDLFDELYYGNDSYAYDNCCDEEDICNPSEGMSFEAIFVPVLYSVAFVVGILGNGLLLGVLFQSRRNWSVTDTFILHLGVADILLLLTLPLWAAQSASEKGWTFYNPLCKITGTLFTINFYCGIFLLACISLDRYLSIVHATQMYTRRKARVVQASCLVVWLFSLLLSIPDWIFLEVVSDERRGKAECVRNYYKFGQKPSSSLKTAARGLYHAVGFLLPSAVLIFCYSSILWQLRCGTQGLQKQRAFKVIIAVVAVFFICWTPYNITLMVDTIRQNNDSSPCEMNTSLDKALLVTSSLGYLHCSLNPILYAVVDVKIRRQLLNILRSLGCKQATSI, encoded by the exons aTGTACATGATGGAGTACATTGACGACTCAGAAGAACAGCGTATTTTGTCTGACCTGTTTGATGAGTTATACTATGGCAATGATTCTTATGCATATGACAACTGTTGCGATGAAGAAGATATTTGCAACCCGAGCGAGGGAATGAGTTTTGAAGCGATCTTCGTCCCAGTTCTGTACTCAGTGGCATTTGTTGTGGGTATTCTGGGAAACGGATTGCTGCTGGGCGTCCTGTTTCAGAGCAGGAGGAACTGGAGTGTGACAGACACCTTCATCCTCCACCTGGGTGTCGCAgacatcctgctgctgctgacgctGCCCCTCTGGGCTGCACAGTCTGCTAGTGAGAAGGGATGGACATTTTATAACCCACTCTGCAAAATTACTGGAACTCTTTTTACG atcaaCTTCTACTGTGGGATTTTTCTCCTGGCCTGCATCAGTCTGGACCGTTACCTGTCCATTGTCCATGCTACTCAGATGTACACCCGCAGGAAGGCC AGGGTCGTTCAAGCCAGCTGCTTGGTGGTGTGGTTgttctctctgctcctctccATCCCTGACTGGATCTTTTTAGAAGTTGTGTCTGATGAAAGACGAGGGAAAGCCGAGTGTGTTCGCAACTATTACAAATTTGGTCAAAAGCCCTCTTCttccttaaaaacagcagcacgAGGTTTGTACCACGCAGTGGGCTTTCTGCTCCCTTCAGCTGTCCTGATCTTCTGCTACTCCAGCATCCTGTGGCAGCTGCGGTGTGGCACCCAAGGCCTCCAAAAGCAGAGAGCTTTCAAAGTCATTATAGCCGTGGTGGcagttttctttatctgctgGACCCCATACAATATCACTCTCATGGTGGACACAATTCGCCAAAACAACGACAGCAGTCCATGTGAAATGAACACGTCTCTGGACAAAGCTTTGCTGGTGACCTCTTCATTGGGTTACCTGCACTGCAGCCTCAATCCCATCCTGTATGCTGTTGTGGATGTGAAAATCCGGCGTCAGCTGCTGAACATCTTGAGGTCGCTGGGCTGCAAACAGGCAACAAGCATCTAA
- the LOC108235339 gene encoding C-X-C chemokine receptor type 3-like, protein MKVIPGGIFNQSYDYDYNDSYDYKDDGGGGGEERRISQIVWLPLFYSVVVIVGLLGNILLLTVLGQKRRSWSTSDTFFLQLGVVDILLLVTLPFWAAQPNQHCGWCSETLFTIFRAVFNINFYMGIFQLVCICLIYYLTTIHADWFSRRRTQFTFVICPLVWLVSLFLTGLDWKLLKPEEDSLQGKTISVFPYSKSGVDWLLGLRLIHLTVGFLLPVALLVILSSRILLRLKPSADGIQKKRPVLVILILMVVFLFCWMPYNIALIADVIFYRSQELLNKSSAQFVDSLKTAFTVTSAVGCINACLRPILYFLLYGKFRERILKLMKCDAAAQHSSLWELDVGETAPCDQTTSEEEQKEML, encoded by the exons ATGAAGGTGATCCCTGGTGGAATCTTCAATCAGTCTTATGACTATGATTATAATGACTCTTATGACTATAAagatgatggaggaggaggaggagaggagaggagaatcAGTCAGATCGTGTGGTTGCCTCTCTTCTACTCTGTGGTGGTGATTGTGGGTCTGCTGGGGAACATTCTCCTCCTGACAGTTCTGGGACAAAAGAGGCGGTCGTGGAGCACATCGGACACCTTTTTTCTCCAGCTGGGAGTCGTGGACATCCTGCTGCTTGTGACGTTGCCCTTCTGGGCCGCACAGCCTAATCAGCATTGCGGATGGTGCTCCGAGACTCTCTTCACAATATTCAGAGCCGTTTTTAAC ATCAACTTCTATATGGGGATCTTTCAGCTGGTGTGCATCTGTTTAATTTACTACCTGACCACCATCCATGCAGACTGGTTTTCCCGCCGCAGAACCCAGTTTACATTTGTCATTTGCCCGTTGGTTTGGCTTGTCTCCCTGTTCCTCACCGGCCTTGACTGGAAGCTCCTAAAGCCTGAGGAAGATTCACTGCAAGGGAAAACAATTAGCGTTTTCCCATACTCCAAGTCTGGAGTTGACTGGCTGCTGGGTTTACGCCTGATCCACCTGACAGTGGGCTTTTTGCTCCCTGTAGCACTCCTTGTCATCTTATCTTCCCGTATTCTCCTACGGCTGAAGCCCAGTGCTGATGGCATCCAGAAGAAGAGACCCGTTTTGGTCATCCTGATTCTGATGGTGGTCTTCCTGTTCTGCTGGATGCCCTACAACATTGCCCTCATTGCAGACGTCATCTTTTACAGATCGCAAGAGCTTCTCAACAAATCCTCTGCACAATTTGTGGATTCTTTGAAAACCGCTTTTACAGTCACCTCAGCTGTAGGCTGCATTAATGCCTGCCTCAGACCAATCTTGTATTTCTTGCTTTATGGAAAGTTCAGGGAGAGAATACTGAAACTGATGAAATGTGACGCAGCGGCTCAGCACAGCTCGCTGTGGGAGCTGGATGTGGGCGAAACAGCACCATGTGACCAGACTACgtctgaggaggagcagaaagagATGTTATGA
- the cxcr3.2 gene encoding C-X-C chemokine receptor type 3-2 isoform X2 — MDPITPTVDYWYTDEDYSLSPDTSEIFAVPCPQDDIYGFAKKYSQIVYSLVFILAVVGNILVLCVIRRYKNSQIGGACAFSLTDTFLLHLAISDLLLAFTLPLFAVQWTHEWVFGSAACKISGALFSLNRYSGILFLACISFDRYLAIVHAVSSGWKRNTCHAQFACATIWMVCLGLSGVDIAFRQVVEVPIMNNQKMCQVWFTENPTQWQVGLQFVSVILGFGLPLLIMLYCYIHIFKSLCNASRRQKRKSLRLIISLVSVFAICWAPYNCFQLADSLQKLGMVTGGCQFNRVMDIGILITESVGLSHCALNPLLYGFVGVKFRRELLRMCQELLGQRGLLGMKALREKKLRKMTGSFSSAESENTSYSVMV; from the exons ATGGATCCAATCACTCCAACCGTTGATTACTGG TATACTGACGAGGACTACAGCCTTTCACCGGACACAAGTGAAATTTTTGCAGTCCCATGCCCCCAGGACGACATCTATGGCTTTGCAAAGAAGTACTCCCAGATTGTGTACAGCCTGGTGTTCATCCTGGCTGTTGTGGGCAATATCCTGGTTCTGTGTGTGATCAGACGCTACAAAAACTCTCAGATAGGTGGAGCATGTGCCTTCTCCCTGACAGACACCTTCCTCCTTCACCTGGCCATTTCTGACCTGCTGCTGGCCTTCACCCTCCCCCTGTTTGCAGTGCAGTGGACTCATGAGTGGGTGTTCGGCTCAGCCGCTTGCAAGATCTCCGGTGCCCTCTTCTCCCTGAACCGCTACAGCGGCATCCTCTTCTTGGCCTGCATCAGCTTCGACCGATACCTGGCCATCGTCCACGCTGTCAGCTCAGGCTGGAAACGCAACACCTGCCATGCCCAGTTTGCATGCGCGACCATCTGGATGGTGTGCCTCGGCTTGAGTGGAGTGGACATTGCTTTCAGACAGGTCGTGGAGGTCCCCATCATGAACAACCAGAAGATGTGCCAGGTGTGGTTCACTGAGAATCCCACTCAGTGGCAGGTGGGGCTGCAGTTCGTCAGTGTGATTCTGGGTTTTGGTCTGCCCCTGCTGATCATGCTCTACTGCTACATCCACATCTTCAAGTCTCTGTGCAATGCCTCTCGTCGCCAAAAGCGAAAGTCTCTCCGTCTGATCATCTCCCTGGTGTCTGTGTTTGCCATCTGCTGGGCCCCGTACAACTGCTTCCAGCTGGCAGACAGCCTGCAGAAGCTGGGGATGGTGACCGGAGGCTGCCAGTTTAATCGCGTGATGGACATTGGGATTTTGATCACCGAAAGCGTGGGGCTGTCGCACTGCGCCCTCAACCCTCTGCTGTACGGCTTCGTTGGGGTGAAGTTCAGGAGGGAACTGCTCAGAATGTGTCAGGAGCTGCTGGGACAGAGAGGCCTGCTGGGAATGAAGGCCCTGAGGGAGAAGAAGCTCAGAAAAATGACAGGCTCATTCAGCTCTGCGGAAAGCGAAAACACCTCTTATTCTGTCATGGTGTAA
- the cxcr3.2 gene encoding C-X-C chemokine receptor type 3-2 isoform X1: MDPITPTVDYWQYTDEDYSLSPDTSEIFAVPCPQDDIYGFAKKYSQIVYSLVFILAVVGNILVLCVIRRYKNSQIGGACAFSLTDTFLLHLAISDLLLAFTLPLFAVQWTHEWVFGSAACKISGALFSLNRYSGILFLACISFDRYLAIVHAVSSGWKRNTCHAQFACATIWMVCLGLSGVDIAFRQVVEVPIMNNQKMCQVWFTENPTQWQVGLQFVSVILGFGLPLLIMLYCYIHIFKSLCNASRRQKRKSLRLIISLVSVFAICWAPYNCFQLADSLQKLGMVTGGCQFNRVMDIGILITESVGLSHCALNPLLYGFVGVKFRRELLRMCQELLGQRGLLGMKALREKKLRKMTGSFSSAESENTSYSVMV, from the exons ATGGATCCAATCACTCCAACCGTTGATTACTGG CAGTATACTGACGAGGACTACAGCCTTTCACCGGACACAAGTGAAATTTTTGCAGTCCCATGCCCCCAGGACGACATCTATGGCTTTGCAAAGAAGTACTCCCAGATTGTGTACAGCCTGGTGTTCATCCTGGCTGTTGTGGGCAATATCCTGGTTCTGTGTGTGATCAGACGCTACAAAAACTCTCAGATAGGTGGAGCATGTGCCTTCTCCCTGACAGACACCTTCCTCCTTCACCTGGCCATTTCTGACCTGCTGCTGGCCTTCACCCTCCCCCTGTTTGCAGTGCAGTGGACTCATGAGTGGGTGTTCGGCTCAGCCGCTTGCAAGATCTCCGGTGCCCTCTTCTCCCTGAACCGCTACAGCGGCATCCTCTTCTTGGCCTGCATCAGCTTCGACCGATACCTGGCCATCGTCCACGCTGTCAGCTCAGGCTGGAAACGCAACACCTGCCATGCCCAGTTTGCATGCGCGACCATCTGGATGGTGTGCCTCGGCTTGAGTGGAGTGGACATTGCTTTCAGACAGGTCGTGGAGGTCCCCATCATGAACAACCAGAAGATGTGCCAGGTGTGGTTCACTGAGAATCCCACTCAGTGGCAGGTGGGGCTGCAGTTCGTCAGTGTGATTCTGGGTTTTGGTCTGCCCCTGCTGATCATGCTCTACTGCTACATCCACATCTTCAAGTCTCTGTGCAATGCCTCTCGTCGCCAAAAGCGAAAGTCTCTCCGTCTGATCATCTCCCTGGTGTCTGTGTTTGCCATCTGCTGGGCCCCGTACAACTGCTTCCAGCTGGCAGACAGCCTGCAGAAGCTGGGGATGGTGACCGGAGGCTGCCAGTTTAATCGCGTGATGGACATTGGGATTTTGATCACCGAAAGCGTGGGGCTGTCGCACTGCGCCCTCAACCCTCTGCTGTACGGCTTCGTTGGGGTGAAGTTCAGGAGGGAACTGCTCAGAATGTGTCAGGAGCTGCTGGGACAGAGAGGCCTGCTGGGAATGAAGGCCCTGAGGGAGAAGAAGCTCAGAAAAATGACAGGCTCATTCAGCTCTGCGGAAAGCGAAAACACCTCTTATTCTGTCATGGTGTAA
- the cnfn gene encoding cornifelin homolog has translation MAYHSNVVGSQPVTVTQYTVSAARSEWSTNVCDCCDDCGICLCATFIPCILGCKVAQDNGDSCCLPFLPGAMIALRTSIRSKYNIEGSVCDDWVIMACLPLCGLCQMAREQKMRN, from the exons ATGGCGTACCACTCCAACGTGGTCGGCTCGCAGCCTGTCACTGTAACACAATACACTGTATCTGCTGCACGGTCAGAATGGAGTACAAATGTCTGCGACTGCTGTGATGACTGCGGCATTT GTCTTTGTGCAACATTTATCCCCTGTATTCTGGGCTGTAAGGTGGCTCAGGACAACGGAGACAGCTGCTGTCTGCCTTTCCTCCCAGGCGCCATGATTGCTTTGAGGACAAGCATCCGAAGCAAATACAATATTGAA GGCTCGGTGTGTGATGACTGGGTTATCATGGCCTGCCTGCCTTTATGTGGACTGTGTCAGATGGCACGAGAGCAGAAGATGAGGAATTGA
- the tlr21 gene encoding toll-like receptor 21 → MASPTPQLWLLMFAVVGVQLVGGYSFHNCIAEPHSNRKSFSCKCRRDEHVSAIVNDLPRSVVNLTIIFNPLRRIPNNSFVHLPNLQNLRLDQNQLSDFDSLAFRNLHQLKYLNLSFNHFSELRASLFEDLHNLTDLSLANNKLKKFPEGIFFGVHNLNTLLLRNNCLINFSEIVKSVSHLKKLKTLDLCSNNLTSLHHSNVSLPQSLSMLFLCRNNLHTLGCKLSFLKFVNLLDLSNNLRLHTKAFQGVDLSSLRSLRLKSTKVKIAKFLNISNINAGSVDFSGTGLKTPSHIMELCKILKTRLKRIKHVRLHYNGIKNLTNVKLSHCPKITGFLDLSFNGLKSIECLHFLYNQAGITKFIVEHNHLSSLPYCKKQKMFPFKSLDELNYRYNRIQSVGAWAFIQTPNIRILKLNINTIALLHPKAFLGLKQLELLRLDNNLLTDLYQETFKENVNLKILHLRNNRISVIFKGTFCNLKNLNTLDLGGNKITHFQQSGLDGLKSLSKLYLDGNNLKQIDSSFYYAFQDTLTVLDLASNQIRFFKEKSISPFAKLRKLTDLKLNGQRNYGLTVLPHTLFRGLHSLNSLYLTHNNIVHLPPDAFDDLTGLRFLTLDNCCAGVTQLEPGIFKNLRNLTTLILENMGLQNFSKEVFGNLTQLRVLQMNRNVMQSIPVDALESLPKLNYLDLRNIPLSCTCQNKFLQNYTVNSPNVQVVYLYNLICQQDKRLKFHNFDTKVCYIDLGKYMFFSTAAAVFLFTLIPLLYVKLYWKIKYSYYVFRSWFSDHWSRLREKEENCKYDAFISYNFSDEEWVMNELLPNLEGNGSFFKLCLHHRDFELGRNIVDNIVSAVYSSRKTICVLSRNFLRSEWCSLEIQLASYRLFDEHRDVLLLVVLEPISERQLSSYHRMRKVMLKKTYLQWPGSDCSNPLQAQELFWNKLRRAMKAGSKLEREEDDENKDFET, encoded by the coding sequence ATGGCTTCTCCAACTCCTCAGCTGTGGCTACTCATGTTTGCTGTCGTTGGTGTTCAGCTCGTCGGTGGCTACAGCTTTCACAACTGCATTGCAGAGCCCCACTCGAACAGGAAAAGCTTCAGCTGCAAATGTCGAAGGGACGAGCACGTGTCTGCTATAGTAAACGACCTGCCAAGATCTGTCGTCAATCTCACAATCATCTTCAACCCACTGCGGCGCATTCCCAACAACAGCTTTGTTCATCTACCAAACCTGCAGAACCTCAGACTGGATCAAAACCAGTTGAGTGACTTTGATTCCTTGGCTTTCCGAAACTTACATCAACTTAAGTATTTGAATTTGTCCTTTAACCACTTCTCAGAGCTCCGCGCTTCATTGTTTGAAGACCTTCACAACCTCACCGACCTCTCTCTGGCAAACAACAAGTTAAAGAAGTTTCCTGAGGGCATTTTCTTTGGTGTACATAATCTAAACACTTTACTCTTGAGGAATAACTGTCTCATAAATTTCTCAGAGATTGTGAAATCTGTATCACAtctaaagaaactgaaaacactggACCTTTGTTCTAACAACCTGACTTCTCTCCACCACTCAAACGTGTCTCTGCCTCAGTCCCTCAGCATGTTGTTTCTGTGTAGAAATAACTTACATACTTTAGGATGCAAGTTATCATTTCTCAAGTTTGTCAACCTGCTTGATTTGTCAAACAATCTTAGGCTACATACCAAGGCTTTTCAGGGAGTGGATTTGAGCAGCTTAAGGAGTCTGCGTTTGAAATCGACAAAAGTCAAAATAGCGAAATTTTTAAACATCAGCAACATCAATGCAGGTTCTGTGGATTTCTCTGGCACTGGTTTAAAGACTCCCAGCCATATCATGGAACTTTGCAAAATACTGAAAACAAGGCTTAAAAGGATCAAACATGTTCGACTACATTATAACGGTATTAAGAATCTAACAAACGTCAAACTCTCCCACTGTCCTAAAATTACTGGATTTTTGGACTTATCCTTCAATGGACTGAAGTCAATAGAATGCCTGCACTTTCTCTATAATCAAGCAGGTATTACTAAGTTTATTGTAGAGCACAACCATCTTTCCTCTCTCCCATactgtaaaaagcaaaaaatgtttcCGTTCAAAAGTTTGGACGAACTGAACTATCGCTACAACCGCATTCAATCTGTCGGCGCTTGGGCTTTCATTCAGACACCAAATATTAGGATACTGAAACTCAACATAAACACGATAGCATTACTGCATCCAAAAGCCTTTCTAGGTCTAAAACAACTTGAGCTCCTCCGACTGGACAATAACCTCTTGACTGATTTGTAtcaggaaacatttaaagagaACGTCAATCTGAAAATCCTTCATCTGCGCAATAACcgcatttctgtcatttttaaaggaaCCTTTTGTAACctaaaaaacttaaatacatTGGACCTTGGAGGTAATAAGATCACCCATTTTCAGCAGTCTGGCCTTGATGGACTAAAAAGTTTGTCTAAATTATACCTAGATGGAAACAACCTAAAACAGATTGATTCTTCCTTCTATTACGCCTTCCAAGACACGCTCACTGTGCTGGATTTAGCAAGTAATCAGATCCGctttttcaaagaaaagagTATTTCCCCATTTGCAAAACTCCGCAAACTCACAGATCTAAAACTGAACGGGCAACGAAATTATGGTCTCACGGTATTACCTCACACCTTATTTCGAGGCCTCCACTCACTGAATTCTTTGTATCTCACCCACAATAATATCGTTCATCTTCCTCCGGATGCCTTTGACGATCTGACTGGCTTACGTTTTCTCACGCTGGATAACTGCTGTGCTGGAGTGACCCAGTTAGAACCAGGCATCTTTAAAAATCTCAGAAATTTGACCACATTGATTCTAGAAAATATGGGACTTCAGAACTTTTCCAAGGAAGTTTTTGGAAATCTGACACAGTTACGTGTTCTTCAGATGAATCGCAATGTGATGCAAAGCATTCCTGTCGACGCGTTAGAGAGTTTACCTAAACTCAACTACCTTGACCTTCGCAATATTCCTCTGAGCTGCACCTGCCAAAACAAATTCCTGCAAAATTATACAGTGAACAGCCCAAACGTTCAGGTGGTCTATCTCTACAACCTGATTTGCCAACAGGACAAAAGGCTCAAATTTCACAACTTTGATACCAAAGTTTGTTACATAGATCTGGGAAAGTACATGTTTTTCAGCACTGCAGCTGCAGTCTTCCTATTTACACTCATTCCTTTACTCTATGTCAAACTCTACTGGAAAATTAAGTACAGCTACTATGTCTTCCGTTCCTGGTTTAGTGATCACTGGAGCAGActcagagagaaagaggaaaattgCAAATATGACGCCTTTATCTCCTACAACTTTTCTGATGAAGAATGGGTTATGAATGAATTACTACCCAACCTGGAGGGAAATGGGTCGTTCTTTAAACTCTGCCTGCATCACAGGGATTTTGAGTTGGGCCGCAACATTGTGGACAACATCGTCTCCGCGGTATACAGCAGCCGTAAAACAATCTGCGTGCTGAGCAGAAACTTCCTACGGAGCGAGTGGTGCTCTCTGGAAATTCAACTCGCCAGCTACAGACTCTTCGATGAGCACAGAGACGTTCTCCTGCTCGTGGTTCTGGAGCCGATCTCTGAGAGGCAGCTGTCATCCTATCATCGCATGAGGAAAGTGATGCTAAAAAAGACTTATCTGCAGTGGCCTGGCTCAGACTGCAGCAATCCTCTGCAGGCCCAGGAGCTGTTCTGGAATAAGCTTCGCCGGGCAATGAAAGCAGGGAGCAAACTGGAAAGAGAGGAGGATGACGAAAATAAAGACTTTGAAACTTAA
- the si:dkey-250k15.4 gene encoding uncharacterized protein si:dkey-250k15.4 encodes MSHTCGRVSSEKRLKAFKPQSKTTDKRCCSVTTLTTDSKYFYHSNKTDGQHKIKRLKTRKERSQMRGGCKETLKTKPCHQHCHRQSRKDAAFLQNCCHNSYNWTSRRITPILSAVPAAREPSIITDSRLIGHHGLFNHEVKSIDIERLLSKQNKLEQSGQKVTEDNNNTSNLSSASHIPALLSGDGLLGADADDDEEPTSNKAGPVAKTQETDRKNLQGSEITPDQRPQQQIDHLSASFETILPSKHSPHSEDTNTKYFKPEKKRTRQLTPPDKDDVMTRNRKIITDPEQPHENQDPQTQADGLKPSPPQTSSSPTAESSDMQHRRPDPECVSKTITAVAERLCGSLRLSALKQSNLVAKKNRKLLLKSLQERHGPWLQANLLEVQRYVGCDINPTQAILDHQRMMEEDQILLAETSVQKTGSGHFTWEFSPQPHQSQQQIVEDLTSPMDTSVHCFDETFRPSLSRHFYTDLEPPGAATGDLFSPSSKLFQKEKVSSPELWEDFNSKSEEAVFFDSFPNSFMNHTRGGGDEMTFELQKDYIEIQPFPFQDGLSANPMQFPQEQDPFEPDIYSLPTQIHPHPQSSHFQPFDQLSTYPTFRSRGTDMMHYPPSHMLERSLTPPPSSLQSPEHWSFPPMRLY; translated from the exons ATGAGCCACACGTGTGGCAGGGTTTCATCAGAAAAGagattaaaagcttttaaaccaCAGTCAAAAACTACAGATAAAAGGTGTTGCTCTGTGACCACGTTGACTACAGACTCTAAGTATTTTTACCACTCTAATAAGACAGATGGgcagcacaaaataaaacgtCTAAAGACCCGCAAGGAAAGAAGTCAGATGAGAGGTGGTTGTAAAGAGACTCTAAAGACCAAACCGTGTCACCAACACTGTCATCGCCAAAGCAGGAAAGATGCTGCGTTTTTGCAGAATTGTTGTCACAATAGTTATAACTGGACTTCAAGGAGAATTACGCCCATTCTTAGTGCCGTTCCCGCTGCACGGGAGCCAAGTATCATCACAGACAGTCGCCTGATTGGTCACCATGGACTATTCAACCATGAAGTGAAGTCAATTGATATTGAACGCTTGctaagtaaacaaaacaaacttgagCAAAGCGGACAGAAAGTAACAGAAGACAACAATAACACCTCAAATCTGTCTTCAGCATCTCACATTCCAGCTCTGCTCTCCGGTGATGGTTTGTTGGGTGCTGAtgcagatgatgatgaggagcCAACTAGTAATAAAGCAGGGCCTGTTGCAAAGACCCAAGAGACAGATAGGAAAAACCTTCAGGGATCAGAAATCACACCAGATCAGAGACCGCAACAACAAATTGATCATTTGTCTGCAAGCTTTGAAACCATCCTCCCATCTAAACACAGCCCTCACAgtgaagacacaaacacaaaatattttaagcctgaaaagaaaagaacacgTCAACTCACTCCTCCGGACAAAGACGATGTGATGACcaggaacagaaaaataattactgaTCCTGAGCAACCTCATGAGAACCAAGACCCCCAGACCCAAGCAGACGGTCTCAAACCAAGTCCACCTCAAACCTCCAGCTCACCCACTGCTGAGAGCTCTGACATGCAACACAGAAGACCAGATCCTGAATGTGTATCAAAGACTATCACTGCAGTGGCAGAACGTCTGTGTGGGTCTCTGCGTCTCTCGGCTCTAAAACAAAGCAACttggtggcaaaaaaaaacaggaagttgctCCTAAAATCCCTGCAGGAGCGGCACGGCCCCTGGCTTCAAGCAAACCTCCTTGAGGTGCAACGATATGTTGGATGTGATATTAACCCCACACAGGCCATCCTGGACCACCAGCGAATGATGGAAGAAGATCAGATTTTACTTGCAG aaacatctgtccaaaaaacaggaagtggtcatTTTACCTGGGAGTTCAGTCCACAGCCACATCAGAGTCAGCAACAG aTTGTTGAGGACTTGACAAGCCCTATGGATACATCTGTTCattgttttgatgaaactttcagacctAGTTTGTCTCGTCACTTCTACACGGACTTGGAGCCACCTGGAGCTGCGACAGGGGACTTGTTTTCTCCTTCCTCAAAGttatttcaaaaggaaaaagtttCATCACCTGAGCTCTGGGAAGATTTCAACTCTAAAAGTgaagaagcagttttttttgaTTCCTTTCCAAACAGCTTCATGAACCACACCAGAGGAGGAGGTGACGAGATGACCTTTGAACTGCAGAAAGACTACATCGAAATTCAGCCGTTTCCCTTTCAAGATGGACTTTCAGCCAATCCAATGCAATTTCCTCAGGAACAAGACCCGTTTGAACCTGACATTTACTCATTACCCACCCAAATTCATCCCCACCCTCAGAGCAGTCACTTTCAGCCTTTTGATCAGCTTTCCACTTACCCAACCTTCAGGTCCCGTGGCACTGACATGATGCATTACCCCCCATCCCACATGCTTGAAAGAAGCCTAACACCCCCACCTTCTTCTTTACAGAGCCCTGAACACTGGTCTTTTCCTCCAATGAGACTGTACTAA
- the pafah1b3 gene encoding platelet-activating factor acetylhydrolase IB subunit gamma produces MSAEDSNPAATPTPCEDTQGDGRWMSLHNGFVSYSKDKEPDVLFVGDSLVQLMHQFGIWRQLFSPLHCLNFGVGGDATQHVLWRLSNGELDNISPKVVVLWVGTNNHGHTPEQICGGIMAIVQLIHNRLPNAHTLVLGLLPRGKMPNPLRERNAKVNKLVQDALSSLPHGSFLNVDPGFVLSDGSISHQDMYDYLHLTPHGYQAVCEPLHAHIKSLLEKPAEN; encoded by the exons ATGAGTGCAGAAGACTCAAACCCAGCCGCCACACCCACTCCCTGTGAAGACACTCAGGGAGATGGACGATGGATGTCTCTG CACAATGGCTTCGTATCGTACAGCAAAGACAAAGAACCTGATGTCCTGTTTGTGGGAGACTCTCTCGTTCAACTCATGCATCAGTTTGGG ATTTGGCGGCAGCTGTTTTCTCCTCTCCACTGCCTTAACTTTGGGGTGGGTGGTGATGCAACACAGCATGTGCTGTGGAGACTGAGCAACGGTGAACTGGATAACATCAGCCCAAAG GTCGTAGTGCTGTGGGTCGGAACGAACAATCACGGTCACACACCTGAACAGATCTGTGGTGGGATCATGGCGATCGTCCAGCTCATTCACAACAGGCTCCCCAATGCTCACACGCTTGtactt GGTTTACTGCCAAGAGGTAAAATGCCAAACCCTCTGCGAGAGCGAAACGCCAAGGTGAACAAGCTCGTCCAAGATGCCTTATCATCGCTTCCCCATGGCTCCTTTCTGAACGTGGACCCCGGCTTTGTCCTTTCTGACGGGAGCATCTCCCACCAGGACATGTACGACTACCTTCACCTGACCCCTCACGGCTACCAGGCTGTATGTGAACCTCTGCACGCCCATATCAAATCTCTGTTGGAAAAACCTGCTGAGAACTGA